The Oncorhynchus kisutch isolate 150728-3 linkage group LG20, Okis_V2, whole genome shotgun sequence genome has a segment encoding these proteins:
- the LOC116355545 gene encoding proline-rich extensin-like protein EPR1: MWREGGTAPRCPHLSLPPSAPRCPHLSLPPAAPHCPHLSLPPAAPPSHCPHLSLPPAAPPLTAPTSHCPPLLPAAPTSHCPPLPPAALLCPHLSLPTLPPAAPHCPHLSLPPSAPRCPHLSLPPSAPRCPPLPPTSHCPHLSLPTLPPTAPHLSLPPAAPPSHCPPSHCPHLSLPLAAPPLTAPTSHCPPLPPPLTAPRCPHLSLPPAAPTSHCPPLPPTAPTSHCPPLPPRCPHLSLPPTAPTSHCNLLPPPLTAPRCPPLPPPLTAPLCRPTAPTSHCPPLPPPLTAPRCPHLSLPPAAPHCPHLSLPPFAAPLPPPLTAPHCPHLSLPPAAPTSHCPPLPPTAPTSHCPPLPPPLTAPCCPHLSLPPAAPHCPHLSLPPLPPHCPHLSLPPSASHCPHLSLPPSAPRCPPLPPTAPHCPHLSLPPSAPRCPHLSLPPPLTAPHFPHLSLPPLPPHCPPPLTAPPLPPLSLPPPLTAPHCPHLSLPPSAPHCPHLSLPPSAPHCPHLSLPPAAPHCPHLSLPPFAAPLPPPLTAPLCLPLPPPLTAPRCPPLPPSAPRCPLLPPSAPRCPPLPPSAPRCPLLSPTAPLPPLPPVAPLPFHIQSTKPCMASCTVSVSGSPDSTFESFEVLGTYIFGFTLVVGSKPYIS, translated from the coding sequence atgtggagggagggagggactgctCCCCGCTGCCCCCACCTCTCACTGCCCCCCTCTGCTCCCCGCTGCCCCCACCTCTCACTGCCCCCCGCTGCCCCCCACTGCCCCCACCTCTCACTGCCCCCCGCTGCCCCCCCCTCTCACTGCCCCCACCTCTCACTGCCCCCCGCTGCCCCCCCTCTCACTGCCCCCACCTCTCACTGCCCCCCTCTGCTCCCCGCTGCCCCCACCTCTCACTGCCCCCCTCTGCCCCCCGCTGCCCTCCTCTGCCCCCACCTCTCACTGCCCACTCTGCCCCCCGCTGCCCCCCACTGCCCCCACCTCTCACTGCCCCCCTCTGCTCCCCGCTGCCCCCACCTCTCACTGCCCCCCTCTGCCCCCCGCTGCCCCCCGCTGCCCCCCACCTCTCACTGCCCCCACCTCTCACTGCCCACTCTGCCCCCCACTGCCCCCCACCTCTCACTGCCCCCCGCTGCCCCCCCCTCTCACTGCCCCCCCTCTCACTGCCCCCACCTCTCACTGCCCCTCGCTGCCCCCCCTCTCACTGCCCCCACCTCTCACTGCCCCCCACTGCCCCCACCTCTCACTGCCCCCCGCTGCCCCCACCTCTCACTGCCCCCCGCTGCCCCCACCTCTCACTGCCCCCCGCTGCCCCCCACTGCCCCCACCTCTCACTGCCCCCCTTTGCCACCCCGCTGCCCCCACCTCTCACTGCCCCCCACTGCCCCCACCTCTCACTGCAACCTGCTGCCCCCACCTCTCACTGCCCCCCGCTGCCCCCCACTGCCCCCACCTCTCACTGCCCCCCTTTGCCGCCCCACTGCCCCCACCTCTCACTGCCCCCCGCTGCCCCCACCTCTCACTGCCCCCCGCTGCCCCCACCTCTCACTGCCCCCCGCTGCCCCCCACTGCCCCCACCTCTCACTGCCCCCCTTTGCCGCCCCGCTGCCCCCACCTCTCACTGCCCCCCACTGCCCCCACCTCTCACTGCCCCCTGCTGCCCCCACCTCTCACTGCCCCCCGCTGCCCCCCACTGCCCCCACCTCTCACTGCCCCCCTCTGCCCCCACCTCTCACTGCCCCCTGCTGCCCCCACCTCTCACTGCCCCCCGCTGCCCCCCACTGCCCCCACCTCTCACTGCCCCCTTTGCCGCCCCACTGCCCCCACCTCTCACTGcccccctctgcctcccactgccccCACCTCTCACTGCCCCCCTCTGCCCCCCGCTGCCCCCCGCTGCCCCCAACTGCCCCCCACTGCCCCCACCTCTCACTGCCCCCCTCTGCCCCCCGCTGCCCCCACCTCTCACTGCCCCCACCTCTCACTGCCCCCCACTTCCCCCACCTCTCACTGCCCCCTCTGCCCCCCCACTGCCCCCCACCTCTCACTGCCCCCCCGCTGCCCCCCCTCTCACTGCCCCCACCTCTCACTGCCCCCCACTGCCCCCACCTCTCACTGCCCCCCTCTGCCCCCCACTGCCCCCACCTCTCACTGCCCCCCTCTGCCCCCCACTGCCCCCACCTCTCACTGCCCCCCGCTGCCCCCCACTGCCCCCACCTCTCACTGCCCCCCTTTGCCGCCCCACTGCCCCCACCTCTCACTGcccccctctgcctcccactgccccCACCTCTCACTGCCCCCCGCTGCCCCCCGCTGCCCCCCTCTGCTCCCCGCTGCCCCCTGCTGCCCCCCTCTGCTCCCCGCTGCCCCCCGCTGCCCCCCTCTGCTCCCCGCTGCCCCCTGCTGTCCCCCACTGCCCCGTTACCCCCACTGCCCCCCGTAGCCCCCCTGCCATTCCATATCCAGTCCACCAAACCCTGTATGGCCTCTTGTACGGTTAGTGTTAGTGGAAGCCCAGATAGCACATTTGAATCCTTCGAAGTTCTTGGAACGTACATctttggtttcacattggttgtgggatCGAAGCCATACATTTCCTGA